Proteins from one Rosa chinensis cultivar Old Blush chromosome 7, RchiOBHm-V2, whole genome shotgun sequence genomic window:
- the LOC112179900 gene encoding uncharacterized protein LOC112179900 isoform X1 → MSAEVVEHVKLAEERDGVGENERELGLQCREPVREDEQSKVIDDQNGCPGEDQDELIGQLIKEEGVIDLTEQKLQHGKQCQESGSPITTSFGSSGEGKCEETEEHQVEVTEQQLQHGEQSRELILEKEDSFVIEYQQNGSPEPQYEGQDEANGEKNHNQMQVTEVIGAEQTCKAEIEVTEQHREDRLQSQEPIQADHQLGLGDEQQNEVIGQKMQEIALVIEEQDIVEEKYRVTEGQVEVSEQWLQFCQEFVQEEQHSLLIDYKDGSLEKHIEQQDIVNEQKSQKQMQVTAVIVENYNVAEQTCKVENGLPNQEEQNIKVIDNVNVCPDEQQGEVIGHQVQNQMQEIALIVEKQNVVVQKYEVTEQQIEDGHQSQEPIQEVQKNKVSKAQVQVTEQQPEYGQQSREPIQEEQHDKMAEAESGSPNEKQGDVNGHHIQIQCQEFIATNQNVAVQKYKVTEEQVEVIEQQTECGQQNQEPIQEQNSKVIDYQNGLSKPENEQKDEVNGQKNKSQIQVITEIVDNHNVAELFHEVTKEQEVEVTEQQRDHGQQSQEEQNSKVIDCQDGYPMQQNEQLDGVNGNQVQNQMQDIVVSVEKQIDAKLKYKVPEDQMEEPCHSTEQQCEVTKEHIEGIKRQIQFQEEVVEGIDKLTTAEALQVENVSELQEQIELLRTILNAGSMQASFCKKPEKAAAIAVNSTPLTRQKLPYQSSSTFSRENCLELLRMTHKLQEKTHRVQESLLDLLTTRELSHTTPNSFVDLEERTMPIADSCGEREYMDCGFPAQMKHHQLRQLRPWGKKASESDCRVSKEPNCQQEQQHRDPVQEKSKCDGQVVELSCQTQQQSRELAQQRELPPQGQRRSKSESLLTTSVVDLSPRRNQDPQQLNTGVTEKPQKLKTSAKKTGQTQQQQRQLRSRGKILSECKQVTTRSMAGSSPSQPLYEQYQLISSTARSQVEKPGIENSSQSKKQPANHSNRRKRGTPEPTTMPNAIGPILPCKKLALGCQNVELPTPEACEDVGPTIMDKSSQPVVQSTDHHGQQKMLKSKPTTMAESPQLNSASVEDLPQTAKELQQKQLCHMNLRSCSQAASQSELVVSMAQSLPSEHHYEQPQEMKHQGLRRPKLTSHNQHNGELKLPKHPEQPQKPRGRPSKRKLDVAATEDVSLPAKYQKLQEEPQNQRQERPPKLERNMVLGLFAASKYEPAPPMTEPPFLKLNPDNEHHVELQPLKHPEQPQKRRGRPRKLNPDNELVKNCRTQSTLSSHKREDELQLPKQPEQPQNPKRRRGRPCNISVNELKQEMSQRERRQSKRLKEQKEATM, encoded by the exons ATGTCTGCCGAAGTAGTTGAACATGTGAAATTAGCCGAAGAACGAGATGGAGTTGGTGAAAATGAGAGAGAATTAGGGTTGCAATGTCGAGAACCGGTTCGAGAAGATGAGCAGAGTAAGGTCATTGATGATCAGAATGGATGTCCTGGTGAGGATCAAGATGAGCTGATTGGACAACTGATTAAGGAGGAGGGAGTGATTGACTTGACTGAGCAAAAACTACAACATGGGAAGCAATGTCAAGAAAGTGGTTCTCCAATCACTACATCTTTCGGCTCATCCGGAGAAGGGAAATGCGAAGAGACTGAAGAACATCAAGTTGAAGTGACTGAGCAACAACTACAACATGGGGAGCAAAGTCGAGAACTTATTCTAGAAAAAGAAGATAGCTTTGTGATTGAGTATCAACAAAATGGTTCGCCGGAGCCACAGTATGAGGGGCAAGATGAAGCAAATGGGGAGAAGAACCACAATCAAATGCAAGTAACTGAAGTGATTGGTGCAGAGCAGACATGTAAAGCAGAAATTGAGGTTACTGAACAACATAGAGAAGATAGGCTGCAAAGTCAAGAACCAATTCAAGCAGACCATCAACTTGGGTTGGGTGATGAGCAGCAAAATGAAGTTATTGGACAAAAAATGCAAGAAATTGCATTGGTTATTGAAGAGCAGGATATTGTGGAAGAGAAGTATAGAGTGACTGAAGGACAAGTTGAAGTGAGTGAACAATGGCTGCAATTTTGTCAGGAATTTGTTCAAGAAGAGCAACATAGTTTGCTGATTGACTATAAAGATGGTTCTTTGGAGAAACATATTGAACAGCAAGATATAGTCAATGAACAGAAAAGTCAAAAGCAGATGCAAGTAACTGCAGTCATTGTTGAGAACTATAATGTTGCAGAACAGACATGTAAAGTAGAAAATGGGCTGCCCAATCAAGAAGAACAGAATATTAaggtgattgacaatgtaaatGTATGTCCAGATGAGCAGCAAGGTGAAGTGATTGGACATCAAGTTCAGAACCAAATGCAAGAAATTGCATTGATTGTTGAAAAGCAGAATGTTGTAGTACAGAAATATGAAGTGACCGAACAACAGATAGAAGATGGGCATCAAAGTCAAGAACCAATTCAAGAGGTACAGAAAAATAAGGTGAGCAAAGCACAAGTTCAAGTGACTGAACAACAACCGGAATATGGACAGCAAAGTCGAGAACCGATTCAAGAAGAACAGCATGATAAGATGGCTGAAGCTGAAAGTGGATCTCCAAATGAGAAGCAAGGTGATGTGAATGGACATCACATTCAGATACAATGTCAAGAATTTATTGCTACAAATCAGAATGTTGCAGTACAGAAGTATAAAGTGACTGAAGAACAAGTTGAAGTGATTGAACAGCAGACAGAATGTGGACAGCAAAACCAAGAACCAATTCAAGAACAGAACAGTAAGGTGATTGACTATCAAAATGGATTGTCAAAGCCAGAAAATGAACAGAAAGATGAAGTGAATGgacagaaaaataaaagtcaaatACAAGTAATTACTGAGATTGTTGATAATCACAATGTTGCAGAGCTTTTTCATGAGGTgaccaaagaacaagaagttGAAGTAACTGAACAACAGAGAGACCATGGGCAGCAAAGTCAAGAAGAACAGAATAGTAAGGTGATTGACTGTCAAGATGGATATCCAATGCAACAAAATGAACAGCTAGATGGCGTAAATGGCAATCAAGTTCAAAATCAAATGCAAGATATCGTAGTGAGTGTTGAAAAGCAGATTGATGCTAAACTGAAATATAAAGTGCCTGAAGATCAAATGGAAGAACCGTGTCATAGTACAGAACAACAATGTGAAGTGACCAAAGAACATATTGAAGGCATTAAAagacaaattcaattccaagaagaAGTAGTTGAAGGGATTGACAAGCTGACTACAGCAGAAGCACTGCAAGTTGAGAATGTTTCAGAATTGCAAGAGCAAATTGAGTTATTAAGGACGATCCTTAATGCTGG CAGTATGCAGGCGTCGTTTTGCAAGAAGCCAGAGAAAGCTGCAGCCATAGCCGTTAATTCAACTCCTCTTACTAGGCAGAAACTGCCCTACCAAAGTTCATCAACTTTCTCTAGG GAGAATTGTTTAGAATTGTTGAGGATGACACATAAACTTCAGGAAAAGACACATAGGGTGCAGGAAAGTTTGTTGGATCTCTTGACCACTAGAGAGTTAAGCCATACAACTCCTAACTCTTTTGTGGACTTAGAGGAAAGAACAATGCCAATTGCTGATTCTTGTGGAGAGAGGGAATACATGGATTGTGGTTTTCCGGCACAAATGAAGCACCACCAGCTGAGGCAACTACGTCCATGGGGTAAAAAAGCATCTGAATCTGATTGCAGAGTATCGAAGGAACCTAACTGTCAG CAGGAGCAGCAGCACAGAGATCCAGTACAGGAAAAAAGTAAGTGTGATGGTCAAGTAGTTGAGTTATCATGTCAAACACAGCAACAGTCACGGGAACTAGCACAGCAGAGGGAATTGCCTCCCCAGGGCCAGAGGCGGTCCAAATCTGAATCGTTACTCACTACATCTGTGGTGGACTTATCACCAAGAAGGAATCAGGATCCCCAGCAATTAAACACTGGAGTAACTGAAAAGCCTCAAAAACTGAAGACATCAGCAAAGAAAACAGGCCAAACACAGCAGCAGCAGAGGCAACTTAGATCTCGAGGAAAAATTTTGTCTGAATGTAAACAAGTAACAACTAGATCTATGGCAGGTTCATCACCCTCACAGCCTCTTTATGAGCAGTATCAGTTGATTTCAAGTACTGCAAGGTCTCAAGTGGAAAAGCCGGGAATAGAAAATTCATCTCAATCGAAGAAGCAACCAGCAAATCACTCTAATCGGCGAAAGCGGGGAACACCAGAGCCTACAACAATGCCAAATGCCATTGGTCCAATCCTCCCTTGCAAGAAACTAGCATTAGGCTGTCAGAATGTAGAACTTCCCACTCCTGAAGCATGTGAAGATGTAGGACCAACAATCATGGACAAGTCATCTCAACCGGTGGTGCAAAGTACAGATCATCATGGTCAACAAAAGATGTTGAAATCCAAGCCAACAACAATGGCAGAAAGTCCACAGCTCAATTCAGCATCAGTGGAAGATCTTCCTCAAACAGCAAAAGAGCTGCAACAGAAGCAGCTGTGCCATATGAACTTACGTTCATGCAGCCAAGCTGCATCACAATCTGAGCTTGTTGTATCGATGGCACAATCATTGCCCTCGGAGCACCATTATGAGCAGCCACAAGAAATGAAGCATCAAGGCCTACGGAGGCCTAAGTTGACTTCACACAATCAGCATAATGGTGAACTTAAGCTTCCAAAACATCCTGAGCAGCCACAGAAACCAAGAGGGAGGCCTTCTAAACGAAAACTGGATGTGGCTGCGACTGAAGATGTATCATTGCCTGCTAAGTATCAGAAACTGCAGGAAGAACCACAAAATCAAAGACAAGAGAGGCCTCCTAAGTTGGAAAGAAATATGGTTTTGGGTCTTTTTGCTGCATCAAAATATGAACCTGCTCCACCGATGACAGAACCACCGTTTTTAAAGCTGAATCCAGATAATGAGCATCATGTTGAGCTGCAGCCCCTGAAGCATCCTGAGCAACCACAAAAACGAAGGGGGAGGCCTCGAAAGTTGAATCCAGATAATGAGCTTGTGAAGAACTGCCGCACCCAAAGTACCTTGAGCAGCCACAAAAGGGAAGACGAACTGCAGCTGCCAAAGCAACCTGAGCAGCCACAAAATCCAAAAAGACGACGAGGGAGGCCCTGTAACATCTCAGTGAACGAGCTGAAGCAAGAAATGAGTCAGAGGGAAAGGCGCCAAAGCAAGCGACTGAAGGAACAGAAGGAAGCGACTATGTAA